tttttatgtagtcTCACCATTTTCACAGGCTTTAAAGCACGTGTGCAATTGACTGAGCAGTTTTATGTCCATCTGCGGCCCTCGTTAATTCGTGAGAAATTAAAGAGAAAAGACTTGGAGCggattctaaatgttttttctaaAGTTTCATTTGGTAGCAGTTCATGGCAACTCTCAATGAGCAGTCCAAAGAGACGTTTGTGGAAGTGAGGGAGCACAGTAGGCAGAAAAATAGAAGCAGATTGGTCAGAGTGGCGGCAACACCAAAATGTCTGGAAGACCACAAAAGACAACCAAAGTGGACGGTCGCAGAATTCTTCTCTTGGTGTAGAAAAACTCCTTCACAGCGTTTAGCCAAGTCGATACGACTCTTGTGAGGAAGTCTTCTATCTGTGTATTTACATGTGTGAAGAAATCATGTATTGATGATGTGACATCTGATATCAGGATAAATTGTGAAGTGAACGGAGCTAAATTTTATGCTCAGATTCTATCAAATACTGCAAAACTGATATGAAGATGTATGAAGATGAGCTTCTTAAGATAAAGAAATTGAATGTTCTTAATAGCCGAGCCAGGCACCTGATCTCGACCCAACTgagctgcttttctcttttattgAAGACAAATCTGAGGGCAGAAAGAGTTTAGTGTAGGCGGCAGGAAAGGCCTGGCTGAGCTTGTAAAGAAAGGAAACTCGGCATGTTTTGATGTCCACAGGTTCCAGACTTCAGGCAGACGTTGACTGCAAAGCTTTTACATCAGAAGAGTGTTAAAAATAATTCCTGTACTTGTCCATTTACATTTGTAGCTACGAAAATGGACAGACTATATAAAAATGGGTGAAATTCCCTAAtgtttaatgtcatatttttgttaaaGATCAGTGTACTACGTCCGCATGGCATCTGCAACTTAAATTCTTAATTGCAAATCCATTGTGTTGATGTACTGTGGCAAAATTGCACTAATTGTATTGCTGTCAAAATATTTATGAACCAGACGGTCGAGGTAATTGTTTTACCTTTAAAATGGAAGACGATGCGTCAGATTGGTTTttgattattgttgtttttagcttACCTTTACAGTAGCTTGTTTTTCTGACAAACATTTCAAAGGCAAAGCAAAAGATACATAATTAATACATATTGAGATGCCACcagtttaacaaaaaaagacaaattgatTATTCAAACTGTTGCAGATTAAGATTTTGTCAAAGTGCTAATTAGATTAGTAACACTTGGTTTCTGCTCTACGTGTGTGGTAATtatctgtctttattttgtgtatctcgctttatatatatctatataatGTAAAAATTAATTTGAGGGATCAGTCTTGGGTAAGAATCTAATTATTACATACagaaaatcatcagaaaatcttctgggattttttttttttgtgtgtgtggttagaAGTATTTCgttattttctgatattttattatttaaagatTAAGTGATCAACAGGTCGACATTCACGTCCAGAAACACTTATGTAACCAAGATCTGAATTTTAAAACTATAAGCCCAGATGATCTACTGTCAGTAATCATAATGTTCatcttctgctgctggaaatcAAATCACACAATTTACGTTGGTAACTTAAagctttcatagatttattggCATCTGCTTTCATATATTAATGTTGTTGCTTCCTgcatggtttttttttcttatcacaGACATCTTTCCAATTTCCTTGTTATTAATCTTATCTTGTTCTTTCTCTTACTGCCTTTTAATTCTCTTCTGTTTTCTATCTGTGTCTTAAGGCTACGTTCATAATCATCAGCTGATTTGTTTGAATTAACTGGCCAATCAGTTTCCACTGTGAGCAATCTCAGCTTGGTCAACTACTGGAAAAAGGTTTCTACAAACAGACACTataaaacacgacaaaaagcagagaaatctTTCCTTTTGCTTCACTCACGTGTTTAAAATCTATAATCTCCTATTGGAATTCAAGTTAAGTAAGTGCTGTCCTAACACTAAATGCGTGcgtccattttcattttatttgcaaGATTTTATGAAGTTCCATTCAGGAGATTTAGAAACCAATCAAGCCAgacataaaaatgcatcaaCCCTGCTGGCTAAAGAAAGATCTGAGGTGTGACTGCACTCCCAAACAGTTTTTGTCTCCATGTTTAAATCTTTTCACATTCTCTCTGTGCAGACTGCTTTTAGCTAATAATCTTCTTCACTTCTCATTATTCTCTAATGCCTCCCATGTTTTGTTATCTTTCTCCCATAGTCACTGGAAAGCACGCGGAGGATGCTACAGCTGGCACAAGAGGTGAGATTTTGACCATTTTGCCCTTGcggacaaaaaaaattatattcagTGAAGCCTTGTTTTAATGGCAGAATGTGTGTCAGAAAATTTCCAATTAATGAATAAtgatttcaataaaatatacaGTTTTGTAAGTAGTTTTTGATTGCTTGAACTCAGAATGGAGACTATTTTGCATAAATGGCGCAGACTTAAAAATTGAAAAGGCTTTGTTCTCCATTTAAACAGCATGTTAGGGCAGAAAAAACATCAggttttttttgacaataaGGTCACCGCACTATGAGGAAAAAGGTTGTTTCAGCTATTGTTACGCTTCAAATTTTGGAACAAAACCAGTGTCCTAATTTATTCTGAAATGAATCCAAAGCTAATTATTTCCGTCTCTTTCAATACATGAATTCATCTGTAATGTCGTGTTCTGAATTTGTGAaatggttttgtgttttcagagcaaagagacTGGCGTGAACACCATGGTGATGCTGGACCAACAAGGAGGTACATACGCAGCATAAactcagcatttttttcaaatctcacATCTTTTTTAATTGCTTAATTTGTTGAaagtttttgtggcatttttagGACAGTTCCAAATGCCAAGgattaatttaattgtattatattttttaagtttttcatTCTTCTTGAAAGGAAGATTTGACTGGAGCTAAAATCAGccatatgtcatttttttttagaatagtgatttttttttttaagcttttttgcATCTCTAAATAATTCTTGTGATGATTTAAGGAGACGGATATCCtcaagtgtttcttttttcctttacttGTGGCATCTACAATCATACAGGGAAATTCTCAAGGATGTGTGAGGGGAAAACTCCTAGAACAAATATGTTCAAAGATGTCTCAGGATgttaattattttctaaaattGACTTGAATTAGTTTGTGCTGCAGGCCCTTAATAACAGTGCAGCGTAATAACAAAACGGAAGATGCTAATAAAGTTGTTTTCCAGCATCACAGACAGAGAAAATTAACTCATGGTGGCACTCAAAGTGAAAAAGCGTCAGTATTGGCCAGAATAACCATAGAATACTTTGGAAGAAGTTATATGTGGTATGTGCAATTtatttttagtgcttttaaGTTAAGTTGTGTAACTTCTGTCCAAGGCATGGTTCcctgtttaaaaatgtgcatttgtaattatttgttgCACTACCTACCgtatggtttttttttcttaactacATCCCAATTTTTTTGATGCTGCAATGACCCAGTTATTGACCCAATTTAAGAATCCCAGTGGGATCATTAAGTGTAATTTAATCTGTTCTAAAAATGAATGGATAAAGAGgataaacaaagcaaaacagtaAGTCTCCTTTCTAGCAGATCAGACTGTATTAAGAGCAGAATCTGACATGGTGTGTTGTGAATGTGTGGGTTGTAGAGCAGCTGAGGCGTGTGGAGGACGGCATGGACCAGATCAACCAGGACATGAAACTGGCTGAGAAAAACCTGACCGACCTCTCCAAGTGCTGTGGCCTCTGCGTCTGCCCCTGTGATAGGTACACCGTACACTCAGAGCCGCTGCAGGCTCCAAATCACTGTCGGCTTCTGTGCATCCAAAAATCCTGTTTATTGCCAGACGGGAGATGATATTCATGTCTAATTTTTGTGTGTTCTGCTGGCACACATTGTTGTTTATAAAACAGGTATGTGACTGGTTTTACTGTTCAGCTTCACAAATATGCAAGGaagctgtaaaaatattttgatcATTCAATATGTTTTTATGCCACAAACTTGGTTTCAAAGCAGAATGAGGTACTTTCAATTCTTGTTCCAGTAGTAACAATCTGTTACTTTTTTATGTTGTGACAGTATCAACTGACAGTGGGAACACTTCTGCAGTTGTTACTGCCATAAAACTTTCCAGGTTCAAAGCTTAGTACATAAGATGAACATTTGTGCTACAAAATATCGGGttcattataaaaaaaatagtcaaaacacAGACTAGTTTCAGGTGAAACAACTCTCATGGAGCATTGAAGCTTGAAATTATCATATAGTGTTAATAATAACAGtactaaaatgatttaaagggTTGTTTGTGCTCAtaactaaaaatacaacacTATGGTGCTCTGCTTTATTCGCAACTACAACAGCAGatctttttaaattctttattgCCCTGTTTTCTATCTCTGCATGGCTCTTTTTCCATCCAACAGCAGCCAGTGCTCATGAATATTGTGGATAGTGACCTACCATAAAGCTGATGTCATTAAAATTGGCCTAAACATAAATCTGTGTGACTGCAGCATTATCCAGGACAGTCTTGGGCTCCTGTATAGAGTAATATGAAGGATATCATTCAAAATGGGACTATAGGACTGCAATAAACCTACTATTTTCATGGGGTTGAACACCATGAAGCTGAGATGATCAATCAATGATTTCACATAAACAAAACTGCAGCCATTTCTCTAGCATGGCTGGAATAGCTGTGCataacacagagaaaaaaaaaatctaaatttgcaTGTCAAATATGcatttcatacaaaaaaaaataaatgctgattTAGTGCGTTGCCAGTTGCTTATGAGCAGGTAGGAAATGCGTCGCTGTTCTTAACATAAATGGGTGCACCTATCTGTGCTCTTGAAACTCTGTCAAGCCACATCATTATGCAGTGTCATTTTCTTTGAATACTGAGATCATACTTTGTtctaaatgtacaaaaaaatcttcccaaaatgCTTTCACTTTGGAGAAGAAGATTCTTTGACTATGACGCAATAAGGTAGGGAATCTTTTTCACTTCATTGCTGTTGATGGCCGTCGGTGATTGTACTTAAAGCTCACATTTGTCCTCATAAACCGGTTGCGAAGGCTTTTATTTCGAGCCAAATCTGTTACCGTAATTGTAGTTTTTAATTTGCgtttatttgtagttttattaAACACCGATGGATTTCCTCATTTGTTCTGACGTTCTGTTTTTCCATCCAGGGTGACTTCAATTGAGCATGACTCAAAATACAAGCGTACCTGGGGTATTGGAGGAGGCGAGAGTGAAGTTGACGGCAGTGGTGCGAAAGTCGTCTCAACGCAGCCCTCAGGCGTTCGCAACGGCCAGGCTGCCCAGGCAAGCGCTGCAGCCCCATCAGGCCCCTACATCAAAAGGTGTGATCCTGCTCATTTTGGAATTTTGatcttgagatttttttttttccttttcaaaattattttcaaggtgttttttttttgttgttgttgttgttttttttattagatgGGTACAATgtagaggcagacaggaaagtagggagaagctatgaggaagacatgcagtaaagggccgTGAGCGGGAATGGAACTCATGGTCATTTAGAAGTGGCTTGTTGTCTCCCGTCCTCCTAGTCCATGAATATAAATGTACTGTGTCTGTGGTGCAGGATAACAAATGATGCACGTGAGGATGAAATGGAGGAGAATCTGGATGCAGTCGGCGGCATCATTGGCAACCTGAAATCTATGGCTTTGGACATGGGCAACGAGATCGACACGCAGAACAAACAAATCGACCGCATCACTGAAAAGGTAACGGTCTGAAGTTATTGTGTTCTTTCAGTGTGAACTGTTGTTAGTTTTGTTCGTCACATAAacttaatgattttttttttcctgtactTTATAAGAATAGTTAGTTGCTCTTAAAgtatctttgttttgtgtctctattaTGTCTTGGATCATGGCTAGATAACATTAGTTGTTGTTGGTATCGGTAAAAGCCCTGTAGCTAAATGTGTCACTGCATGTGAACATACATGCTCACAGCGCACTAAAATGTTCTTGCCTGTGAtactcatagactgtatataaagatggacgtagcatctggctccagaattgaagcccacccggaagtgtcaaaaacttgcaatatcacgccgtccgctagggttggctccaaaaagcttttgctccatagaccccaattcatttttggaaaaaataaaatttgatagactgattttctacagctcaggattttttcccgttagttttcatggtcaaaatgagagatcaggtggccgatcttaaaataaatcaatactgaattttaaataaatcgttaaagttggcggagccagggggcgtggctatacttgatggacagcaacagaagcctctgcggtaaaatgtgggtgggataagagagtcctcagccaatcctgcccctagttgctctccggtccagcctgtttgatgacgctttttacgtcactggctccaaaaaatccaaaatggcgaccaggaagtagcaaaatccgggcttcattttctcggcgttgaaaccaacgggtgacgtcacggttagtttacgcctggtgaTACTCGGAAGGAAGCAGACCACTAGCAAGAAAACATGGATGTGAACAGTGCAAAATTCAAAATGTTTGTCTTCATGGATACACACATTTCATTGTGGTTA
This is a stretch of genomic DNA from Acanthochromis polyacanthus isolate Apoly-LR-REF ecotype Palm Island chromosome 1, KAUST_Apoly_ChrSc, whole genome shotgun sequence. It encodes these proteins:
- the LOC110972979 gene encoding synaptosomal-associated protein 23-like isoform X1, coding for MPQKIELGATGGASKQDSSNMDDMTVEQMTMRANQVTDESLESTRRMLQLAQESKETGVNTMVMLDQQGEQLRRVEDGMDQINQDMKLAEKNLTDLSKCCGLCVCPCDRVTSIEHDSKYKRTWGIGGGESEVDGSGAKVVSTQPSGVRNGQAAQASAAAPSGPYIKRITNDAREDEMEENLDAVGGIIGNLKSMALDMGNEIDTQNKQIDRITEKADMNKLRIDEANQRANKLIK
- the LOC110972979 gene encoding synaptosomal-associated protein 23-like isoform X2 — translated: MDDMTVEQMTMRANQVTDESLESTRRMLQLAQESKETGVNTMVMLDQQGEQLRRVEDGMDQINQDMKLAEKNLTDLSKCCGLCVCPCDRVTSIEHDSKYKRTWGIGGGESEVDGSGAKVVSTQPSGVRNGQAAQASAAAPSGPYIKRITNDAREDEMEENLDAVGGIIGNLKSMALDMGNEIDTQNKQIDRITEKADMNKLRIDEANQRANKLIK